A DNA window from Desulfobacterales bacterium contains the following coding sequences:
- a CDS encoding FAD-dependent oxidoreductase encodes MVEAILLMLGLGAVCGSILSIASKVFYVYEDPRISQVEGSLAGANCGGCGFAGCSSAAEAVVKGKALPNVCIVAGSESAAAVAAIMGLDAGTAEPLKSTNTCEGGLRAADKYVYNGIDSCNALVNFYGGKRICTIGCLGLGDCIKACTFDAIHMGSNGFPVVDEDKCVGCGACQKACPKDIIKISTMSDKLLDFNKMDDALSPCAQTCPAEIDISKYISQIKFGDYAGAVSTIRERNPLLLSCGRVCPHPCETKCRRGIEDEPVSINQLKRFIADFEMNNGKRIPIKCAQPTGKKVAVIGGGPAGLSCAYFLRRLGHDVTIFDMMPKLGGMIRYGIPEYRLPKKVLEWEIEGILNLGIKTQMNVRLGTDFDIESLVASGYDSIFLGIGAWKDYKLGAEGENLKGCYTGIDFLTKFALNQQGDSPVPTVIGKKCAVIGGGNTAIDCVRTLKRLGAEEVYIVYRRTRKEMPANLVEIEAAEHEGIKFVFLAAPVKVHGDENGNVKQLEYITMKLGEPDASGRRRPVPVEGSETFIELDMIISAIGQGPDISFKKEGSRLADLTTTRWNTIGAVNPETLQSNIPYIFSAGDAYTGASLVVEAIGGGRRAARSIHLYLTGKEIEPVPNSLYKKYIPESIFKSVDGIKKNPRTPMPELPVEERIKSFEESDLVITEKDALNEANRCLTCCRICYNKDL; translated from the coding sequence GTGGTCGAAGCAATTCTACTCATGTTAGGTTTAGGAGCTGTCTGCGGTTCAATACTCAGCATTGCTTCTAAGGTGTTTTATGTATATGAAGACCCGAGAATTTCTCAGGTAGAAGGCTCTTTAGCGGGTGCAAACTGCGGAGGATGCGGATTTGCTGGTTGTTCATCTGCTGCTGAAGCTGTAGTAAAAGGAAAAGCATTACCTAATGTATGTATTGTAGCTGGATCGGAGTCTGCTGCCGCAGTTGCGGCAATTATGGGATTGGACGCTGGAACAGCAGAACCGTTAAAATCAACTAATACATGCGAAGGCGGTCTTAGAGCCGCTGATAAATATGTTTATAATGGTATTGATAGTTGTAATGCTTTAGTAAATTTTTATGGCGGCAAAAGGATTTGCACAATTGGTTGCTTAGGTTTAGGCGATTGCATAAAAGCATGTACGTTTGATGCAATTCACATGGGATCAAATGGTTTTCCAGTTGTAGATGAGGATAAGTGTGTTGGTTGCGGAGCTTGTCAAAAAGCGTGTCCAAAAGATATTATTAAAATTTCTACAATGTCTGACAAATTGTTAGATTTTAATAAAATGGATGATGCTTTATCTCCTTGTGCTCAAACATGCCCCGCTGAAATTGATATTTCAAAATATATATCCCAAATAAAATTTGGAGATTATGCAGGAGCAGTAAGTACTATCAGGGAAAGAAACCCGCTTCTTTTATCCTGCGGAAGAGTATGCCCTCATCCATGTGAAACTAAATGCCGAAGAGGAATAGAAGATGAGCCTGTTTCTATCAATCAGCTTAAACGATTTATTGCTGATTTTGAAATGAACAATGGAAAAAGAATTCCAATAAAGTGCGCTCAGCCTACAGGTAAAAAAGTAGCTGTGATTGGAGGGGGCCCTGCAGGATTAAGTTGTGCTTACTTTTTAAGAAGACTTGGTCATGATGTAACAATATTTGATATGATGCCTAAGCTCGGCGGTATGATACGTTACGGAATCCCCGAATATCGTCTCCCTAAAAAAGTATTAGAATGGGAAATTGAAGGAATATTAAACTTAGGTATTAAAACTCAAATGAATGTTCGTCTCGGCACAGACTTTGATATTGAATCCTTAGTAGCCTCAGGCTATGACTCTATATTTTTAGGCATTGGCGCTTGGAAGGATTATAAATTAGGCGCTGAAGGTGAAAATTTAAAAGGATGCTATACAGGCATTGATTTTTTAACTAAATTTGCTTTGAATCAGCAAGGCGATAGCCCTGTTCCTACAGTGATTGGAAAAAAATGTGCTGTTATTGGAGGCGGAAACACTGCTATTGACTGTGTTAGAACCTTGAAACGGCTTGGAGCTGAAGAGGTTTATATTGTTTATCGTAGAACACGTAAGGAAATGCCAGCAAATCTTGTTGAAATTGAAGCGGCTGAGCATGAAGGTATTAAATTCGTATTTTTAGCTGCCCCTGTTAAAGTTCATGGAGATGAAAATGGTAATGTAAAGCAGTTAGAATACATAACAATGAAGCTTGGAGAGCCAGACGCAAGCGGCAGGCGCAGACCTGTTCCGGTTGAAGGCTCAGAAACCTTTATTGAGCTTGATATGATTATAAGTGCTATAGGTCAGGGGCCTGATATTTCATTTAAGAAAGAAGGCAGCCGTCTTGCTGATCTTACAACAACTCGTTGGAATACGATAGGCGCCGTTAATCCTGAAACCCTTCAAAGTAATATTCCCTATATATTTTCAGCAGGAGATGCCTATACTGGAGCTTCCCTTGTTGTAGAAGCAATTGGAGGTGGAAGGCGAGCTGCAAGGTCTATTCATCTTTATCTAACTGGAAAAGAAATAGAACCTGTTCCAAATTCTTTATACAAAAAATATATACCTGAATCTATTTTTAAATCTGTAGATGGTATAAAGAAAAATCCTCGCACGCCTATGCCAGAATTACCTGTAGAAGAACGTATTAAATCATTTGAAGAATCTGATTTAGTTATTACTGAAAAAGATGCCTTAAATGAAGCTAATAGATGCCTTACTTGTTGCCGAATCTGTTATAACAAAGATTTATAG
- a CDS encoding electron transport complex subunit E — MAKSIAQEFTKGLWNEIPPFRLVLGLCPTLAVTKSVENGIGMGIAVTFVLVCSNILISMLRKVIPPKVRIACFIVVIATFVTVVELVMQAYTYALFLKLGIFIPLIVVNCILLGRAEAFAYKNPIVPSIADGLGMGIGFTLALASLGAIREIFGSGTFLSVNVMGEAFQPFAFMVQAPGAFVCLGLMLCIMNLFKK; from the coding sequence ATGGCAAAATCAATAGCGCAAGAATTTACAAAAGGCTTATGGAATGAAATTCCTCCATTTAGGCTTGTTCTTGGATTATGTCCTACTCTTGCGGTTACCAAGTCAGTCGAAAATGGTATCGGAATGGGAATAGCCGTTACTTTTGTGTTGGTCTGTTCTAATATTTTAATTTCTATGTTAAGAAAAGTGATACCTCCTAAAGTAAGAATTGCCTGTTTTATAGTAGTTATCGCTACCTTTGTTACAGTAGTTGAACTCGTTATGCAGGCTTATACCTATGCACTATTTTTAAAGCTCGGTATTTTTATTCCTCTCATTGTTGTTAACTGTATTCTGCTTGGGCGTGCTGAAGCTTTTGCTTATAAAAATCCTATTGTTCCTTCTATTGCAGATGGTTTAGGTATGGGTATAGGTTTTACATTAGCTTTAGCGTCTCTTGGAGCAATTAGAGAGATTTTTGGGTCTGGAACTTTTCTTAGTGTAAATGTTATGGGTGAAGCATTTCAACCTTTTGCCTTTATGGTTCAAGCACCAGGAGCTTTCGTTTGCTTAGGTTTAATGCTCTGCATTATGAATCTTTTCAAAAAATAG
- the rsxA gene encoding electron transport complex subunit RsxA encodes MTEYIVFAVSCILVNNILLAQFLGNCPFLGTSKKMETAIGMAMAVIFVLVMAGAITWATDIYILKRFDLEFLRTIAFILVIASLVQFVEMFLKKSIPALYTGLGIFLPLITTNCAVLGVCIINVQEEFTFVKALVSSFAYAAGFGLALVLFAGLRERILLARVPKPLQDTSIGLVTAGLIALAFFAFKGMA; translated from the coding sequence ATGACTGAATATATTGTGTTTGCCGTAAGCTGCATACTTGTAAATAATATATTGCTTGCCCAATTTTTAGGAAATTGTCCATTTTTAGGAACGTCTAAAAAGATGGAAACCGCTATAGGTATGGCAATGGCCGTAATTTTTGTTCTTGTCATGGCTGGCGCGATTACTTGGGCAACAGATATTTATATTTTAAAACGTTTTGATCTTGAATTTTTAAGAACTATTGCTTTTATTCTTGTAATAGCTTCTCTTGTTCAATTCGTTGAAATGTTTTTAAAAAAGAGCATACCTGCTTTATATACAGGTCTTGGAATTTTTTTACCTCTTATAACGACTAACTGTGCTGTATTAGGTGTTTGCATAATAAATGTTCAAGAAGAATTTACTTTTGTAAAAGCATTAGTATCTTCATTTGCCTATGCTGCAGGATTTGGATTAGCATTAGTATTATTTGCTGGACTTAGAGAACGAATACTTCTTGCAAGAGTTCCAAAGCCTCTTCAGGATACATCAATTGGACTTGTTACAGCGGGCTTAATAGCATTAGCGTTTTTTGCTTTTAAAGGAATGGCATAA
- a CDS encoding RnfABCDGE type electron transport complex subunit D, with protein sequence MINQKKLLVSHAPFVHYGSSISERSYNIILAALLAVIPGFMRYGAPAVGVVALSISTAIIWEVLMNFATKRTISVGNGNAAVIGMIFAMMLPATTPWWIIIIGTFLAVVVGKEIFGGIGANPFNPVLVSFAMIMLSWGDLIDFNAALIHYDLGFNMAYPLIAAKQLGTMAADTYSIRDLILGLQSGGIGSTFGIGIIVGGLYLIIRGFIRWEISISFLLGIFITASIFKYVQPNVYACPFFHLFTGYTLIGAFYLATEDSSSPANFIPMIIYGAGCGIMTVLIRNIGAYVDGVVFAVLLMNLINPIIDKIRPRALGKVK encoded by the coding sequence ATGATTAATCAAAAAAAATTATTAGTTTCTCATGCACCCTTTGTGCATTATGGTAGCTCAATTTCTGAACGAAGCTACAACATTATTCTTGCCGCTCTACTCGCTGTTATTCCAGGGTTTATGCGATATGGAGCTCCTGCTGTAGGGGTAGTTGCCTTATCTATTTCAACGGCAATTATTTGGGAAGTATTAATGAATTTTGCTACAAAAAGAACTATTTCTGTTGGTAATGGAAATGCAGCAGTTATAGGAATGATATTTGCTATGATGCTTCCAGCTACAACTCCGTGGTGGATAATTATAATCGGAACTTTTTTAGCTGTAGTTGTAGGTAAAGAAATATTCGGAGGCATTGGAGCTAATCCTTTTAATCCAGTGCTTGTTAGTTTTGCAATGATTATGCTGTCTTGGGGTGACTTGATTGATTTTAATGCAGCTCTTATCCATTATGACTTAGGTTTTAACATGGCATATCCTCTTATTGCAGCTAAACAGCTTGGAACAATGGCAGCTGATACTTATTCCATTAGAGATTTAATTTTAGGATTACAATCAGGAGGCATAGGTTCTACTTTTGGCATAGGAATTATTGTAGGTGGATTATACTTAATTATAAGAGGTTTTATCAGGTGGGAAATAAGTATAAGCTTCTTGCTTGGAATTTTCATTACAGCGTCAATATTTAAATACGTTCAACCTAATGTTTATGCATGTCCATTTTTTCATTTATTCACGGGTTATACCTTAATTGGAGCTTTTTATCTTGCTACAGAAGATTCTTCATCTCCAGCAAATTTTATTCCAATGATTATATATGGAGCTGGATGCGGTATAATGACTGTATTAATAAGAAATATAGGCGCTTATGTCGATGGTGTAGTATTTGCGGTTTTGTTAATGAATCTTATTAACCCAATAATTGATAAGATTAGGCCAAGAGCCTTAGGAAAGGTAAAATAA
- a CDS encoding 4Fe-4S dicluster domain-containing protein: MKKKSFLGLQAPKLFYETFKSIPPNPQKIPIPDEIILFHEGALVKKDNLLIKEGEKVKKGQKLSILPNDNGRYLMPPLSGVIKVIDKFVGNFGKEYISIKIGVDKEQEIDDQFAKDVVQINTDLIKNNFQCIPGKPPVMLLDNKTIDRIIIKGLDSDLLVMTNQYITRSYTDKINKGIEVLREGTGINNISLLVFKNQLSSEYKNVEIRQVDTQYPSAFPELVMKNIVGKEVPQGKKLEDLGTCVLSAESVKAIGAACEDKTIPFNKIVTVIKKDGSSVLVEAIIGTPIKDILLIQNIELKEKDRIIVGGPMTGYAIYTDEFPVLPDTDGIIIQDSNDVSLFSDNYCINCGDCIRVCPAKIQVNMLVRFLEAAQYVDAESTYDLQSCIECGLCAYVCPSKIPILQYIKIAKFELARTQELEAEND; this comes from the coding sequence ATGAAGAAAAAATCGTTTTTAGGCTTACAAGCTCCAAAACTATTCTATGAAACATTTAAATCTATTCCCCCGAATCCCCAGAAGATTCCAATTCCGGATGAAATTATTCTTTTTCATGAAGGAGCTCTTGTTAAAAAGGATAATTTATTAATCAAAGAAGGGGAAAAAGTAAAAAAAGGGCAAAAATTATCTATTTTGCCAAATGACAATGGCCGTTATCTAATGCCTCCTCTAAGCGGAGTCATTAAGGTAATTGACAAGTTTGTTGGAAACTTTGGAAAAGAGTATATCTCAATAAAAATAGGGGTAGATAAAGAGCAGGAAATTGATGATCAATTTGCTAAAGATGTTGTTCAGATTAATACAGATTTAATTAAAAATAATTTCCAATGTATTCCGGGTAAACCTCCAGTTATGTTACTGGATAATAAAACAATAGATCGCATTATAATAAAAGGGCTTGACTCAGACCTTTTAGTTATGACTAATCAGTACATAACAAGAAGTTATACTGATAAAATAAATAAAGGTATAGAAGTCCTTCGAGAAGGAACAGGAATAAACAACATATCTTTACTTGTTTTTAAGAATCAGCTATCAAGTGAATATAAGAATGTAGAAATTAGACAAGTTGATACGCAGTATCCATCAGCTTTTCCAGAATTAGTAATGAAAAACATTGTAGGAAAAGAAGTTCCCCAGGGAAAAAAACTTGAAGATTTAGGAACGTGCGTCCTTTCTGCGGAGTCTGTTAAAGCTATTGGCGCAGCATGCGAAGATAAAACTATTCCGTTTAATAAAATTGTTACTGTAATTAAAAAGGACGGTTCGTCTGTTTTAGTTGAAGCTATTATAGGCACGCCAATAAAAGATATTCTTTTAATCCAAAATATTGAATTAAAAGAAAAGGATCGAATCATAGTTGGTGGCCCAATGACTGGTTATGCAATTTATACTGATGAATTTCCAGTCTTGCCTGATACAGACGGAATAATTATTCAAGATTCAAATGATGTTTCTCTATTTTCTGATAATTATTGTATTAACTGCGGTGACTGTATCCGAGTTTGCCCTGCAAAGATTCAAGTAAATATGCTTGTTAGATTTCTTGAAGCAGCCCAATATGTTGACGCAGAAAGTACATACGATTTGCAATCATGCATTGAATGCGGCTTATGCGCCTATGTATGCCCGTCTAAAATACCAATATTACAATACATAAAAATAGCTAAATTTGAACTTGCCCGAACTCAAGAATTGGAGGCAGAGAATGATTAA
- a CDS encoding RnfABCDGE type electron transport complex subunit G: protein MRELIKMIVVLTVLSAFSGGLLAAVRVGTKDKIEQQQLNFAKAPEIKRIFDGATNDPVADRFKMKVDGKEVNFFVAKFEGQADKIAFESFGKGFGGNIGLIIGIDTNDDKIVGVGVTTHSETPGLGSRAKTDPSFGAQFKGLSIDDAIAVKSDGGKIDAISGATITSKGVCLAATIGCGMYKKLKSQILEQSKAVSNGTSGGGEKEWQNQ, encoded by the coding sequence ATGCGTGAATTAATTAAAATGATAGTTGTTTTAACAGTATTAAGTGCTTTTTCTGGAGGATTACTTGCTGCCGTTAGAGTCGGAACAAAAGATAAAATCGAACAACAGCAGTTAAATTTTGCAAAAGCTCCAGAAATAAAAAGAATTTTTGATGGTGCAACTAACGACCCTGTAGCTGACAGATTTAAAATGAAAGTTGATGGAAAGGAAGTTAATTTTTTTGTAGCTAAATTTGAAGGTCAGGCAGATAAAATTGCATTTGAATCATTTGGTAAAGGCTTTGGCGGTAATATTGGACTTATAATTGGAATTGATACAAACGATGATAAGATAGTTGGTGTAGGCGTAACTACACATAGCGAAACTCCAGGACTTGGTTCAAGAGCAAAAACAGATCCTTCTTTTGGTGCTCAATTTAAAGGCTTATCAATTGATGATGCCATCGCTGTTAAATCAGATGGAGGAAAGATTGATGCAATAAGCGGAGCTACTATTACATCAAAAGGAGTGTGTCTTGCAGCAACAATTGGTTGTGGAATGTATAAAAAATTAAAATCACAAATTTTAGAACAAAGTAAAGCAGTTTCAAATGGAACATCAGGGGGGGGAGAGAAAGAATGGCAAAATCAATAG